One window of Esox lucius isolate fEsoLuc1 chromosome 25, fEsoLuc1.pri, whole genome shotgun sequence genomic DNA carries:
- the LOC109615291 gene encoding semaphorin-4F-like → MVLQFIKEHPLMSQTVDTVPLLVRWGITYTRITAANMSNSDAAVLYLGTDQGELHSISVVGRNVTLLKEIAITNLVEPINNILIHQGHALLGSPIALSRVLVDGCTMYPTCEVCARAQSLGCVWDAKERACVAKSTQSPVQNKSEDPLKACGTGEGRCSPLVKELHVRAGAALLAG, encoded by the exons ATGGTGCTACAGTTCATCAAGGAACACCCGCTAATGAGTCAAACTGTGGACACAGTGCCCCTTCTGGTGAGGTGGGGAATCACATACACCAGGATCACAGCTGCCAACATGTCCAACAGTGACGCCGCTGTGCTATACCTGGGCACGG ATCAGGGGGAGTTGCACAGCATTTCTGTTGTCGGTCGTAACGTCACTCTGCTAAAGGAGATCGCCATCACAAACTTGGTGGAGCCCATCAACAACATCCTAATACACCAG GGCCATGCTTTGCTGGGCTCCCCCATTGCTCTGTCCCGTGTCCTGGTGGATGGGTGCACCATGTACCCCACCTGTGAGGTGTGTGCCCGGGCACAGAGTCTAGGCTGTGTGTGGGACGCCAAGGAAAGAGCGTGTGTGGCAAAGTCTACACA ATCTCCAGTACAAAATAAATCAGAGGACCCTTTGAAGGCGTGTGGCACTGGAGAGG gGCGTTGTTCCCCTTTGGTGAAGGAGCTGCATGTGAGAGCGGGTGCTGCACTCCTAGCGGGTTAA
- the LOC105006842 gene encoding semaphorin-4F yields the protein MKSTCLTGVIFWLTTCSTYQTTKHEGINSTLVVSNASVFLLDPSSETLYLGARGSILALHPSNLTWKYPPIQWEVTENDTEACIQKGQKKDDCANYICLLEFLKNGTVYVCGSYAFDPQCAFMDPATFSLMKDGDKVKMVQGKGKCPYNPRQSHTAVTADGVLYTAACYNFMCTEFDIIRATDPPNQPVRIFKSMKLLNDPWFVSSALVKDSHGEDKIYFFFTEIAEEYNPEVRVTRVARVCKRDMGGSKILQNEWTSFLKAQLVCKDQNNVRSYTILSHVYPLEHRVGDPSSTHFYALFTSHSEGERVSAVCVYSLADISKLFATGDFREMPTGSSVPSPRPGQCEYDNQTAWDSLHVPDKVLQFIKEHPLMSQTVDTVPLLVRWGITYTRITAANMSNSDAAVLYLGTDQGELHSISVVGRNVTLLNEIAITNLVEPINNILIHQGHALVGSPSALSRVLVDGCAVYPTCEVCAQAQGLGCKWDAKERACVAKSTQSPVQNKSEDPLKACGTGEGRCSPLVKELHVRAGLLVVLPCINLSPLPCVWEHPQGRHTPLLHSFLMVTVSRDNEGLYSCRCPAQRNGFLDSEPCLTASYLLTMEEPNINYRVQPMMETQPAGLLVVCVLLGALLGALVATVFLKRRSWRTQHTTLADRNGSGTNQGQRERGFENELVMTDAPLG from the exons GAATAAATTCAACATTGGTTGTGTCCAATGCCAGCGTCTTCCTTCTGGATCCCAGCTCTGAAACACTGTACCTGGGGGCCAGAGGCTCTATCCTGGCCCTGCACCCCTCCAACCTCACCTGGAAGTACCCACCG ATTCAGTGGGAGGTCACAGAAAATGATACGGAAGCCTGTATTCAAAAAGGCCAGAAGAAG GATGACTGTGCTAACTACATCTGTCTGCTGGAGTTTCTGAAGAATGGGACTGTCTATGTCTGTGGCTCCTACGCCTTCGACCCACAGTGTGCTTTCATG gaccCTGCAACATTCTCCCTGATGAAGGATGGTGACAAAGTGAAGATGGTACAGGGAAAAGGAAAGTGTCCTTATAACCCCAGGCAAAGTCACACAGCTGTTACTGCAG ATGGTGTACTGTACACCGCTGCCTGTTACAACTTCATGTGCACAGAGTTTGACATCATCAGGGCAACAGATCCACCAAATCAACCAGTGCGCATATTCAAGTCTATGAAATTGCTCAATG ATCCCTGGTTTGTGAGCTCTGCCCTGGTCAAGGACAGCCACGGAGAAGATAAGATCTACTTTTTTTTCACTGAGATTGCAGAAGAGTATAACCCTGAGGTCAGAGTCACACGGGTTGCCAGGGTTTGCAAG AGGGATATGGGGGGCTCTAAAATCCTGCAGAACGAGTGGACCAGTTTCCTGAAGGCTCAGCTGGTGTGTAAGGATCAGAACAATGTCCGGAGCTACACCATCCTGTCCCACGTCTACCCCCTGGAACACCGCGTCGGAGACCCCAGCAGCACACACTTCTACGCCCTGTTCACCTCCCACTC GGAAGGAGAACGTGTGTCagcggtgtgtgtgtacagcctGGCTGACATCAGTAAACTGTTTGCAACTGGAGACTTCAGGGAAATGCCGACGGGGTCCTCTGTGCCGAGCCCCCGACCTGGACAG TGTGAATATGATAACCAGACAGCCTGGGACTCTCTCCATGTGCCTGACAAGGTGCTACAGTTCATCAAGGAACACCCGCTAATGAGTCAAACTGTGGACACAGTGCCCCTTCTGGTGAGGTGGGGAATCACATACACCAGGATCACAGCTGCCAACATGTCCAACAGTGACGCCGCTGTGCTATACCTGGGCACGG ATCAGGGGGAGTTGCACAGCATTTCTGTTGTCGGTCGTAACGTCACTCTGCTAAATGAGATCGCCATCACAAACTTGGTGGAGCCCATCAACAACATCCTAATACACCAG GGCCATGCTTTGGTGGGCTCCCCCTCTGCTCTGTCCCGTGTCCTGGTGGATGGGTGCGCCGTGTATCCCACCTGTGAGGTGTGTGCCCAGGCACAGGGCCTAGGCTGCAAATGGGACGCCAAGGAAAGAGCGTGTGTGGCGAAGTCTACACA aTCTCCAGTACAAAATAAATCAGAGGACCCTTTGAAGGCATGTGGCACTGGAGAGG gGCGTTGTTCCCCTTTGGTGAAGGAGCTGCATGTGAGAGCGGGATTGTTGGTCGTCCTGCCTTGCATcaacctctcccctctcccctgtgTCTGGGAGCACCCCCAGGGCCGCCACACCCCGCTGCTGCACTCCTTCCTGATGGTCACTGTCTCCAGAGACAACGAGGGTCTATACTCCTGTCGCTGCCCAGCCCAGAGGAATGGTTTCTTGGACAGCGAGCCCTGCCTCACAGCCTCCTACCTGCTGACCATGGAGGAGCCTAATATCAATTACAGGGTGCAACCTATGATGGAGACACAGCCAGCGGGGTTGTTAGTGGTCTGTGTCCTGCTGGGGGCGCTGTTGGGAGCTTTAGTTgccactgtatttctgaaaagGCGAAGCTGGCgaacacaacacaccacattGGCGGACAGAAACGGAAGTGGAACCAATCAGGGTCAGCGGGAACGAGGCTTTGAGAATGAGCTGGTGATGACTGATGCACCTCTGGGCTAA